A part of Nitrospirota bacterium genomic DNA contains:
- a CDS encoding serine/threonine-protein phosphatase, with product MKVAWKTALGHVRENNEDAVLVDEQHRIFLLADGMGGHNAGEVASDIAVKEAHAFILKEIEQAGDERAVLAVMEEALYRAHRAVQAKAASDEALYGMGTTLVELYIRDGNAFVCHAGDSRAYLFRDTLRRITRDHTFSDAYAEHGPRKGEKVPQRMWHALTQAVGPRACPVPDTKTVALLRADILLLCSDGLTDMLGDDDIQDILSVHNGEMSSVVDALVRSANNKGGKDNISLIAVMQ from the coding sequence GTGAAGGTAGCCTGGAAGACAGCGTTGGGGCATGTCAGAGAGAACAATGAAGATGCCGTCCTGGTCGATGAACAGCATCGCATCTTTCTGCTTGCAGACGGCATGGGCGGACACAATGCCGGAGAAGTTGCAAGCGATATCGCGGTAAAAGAGGCACATGCCTTTATCCTGAAAGAAATAGAGCAGGCAGGGGATGAACGTGCGGTGCTGGCTGTCATGGAAGAGGCTTTGTACCGGGCGCACCGCGCTGTTCAGGCCAAGGCAGCATCCGATGAGGCGCTCTATGGCATGGGAACAACGCTTGTTGAACTGTATATCAGAGACGGAAATGCATTTGTCTGTCATGCCGGTGACAGCAGGGCCTATCTGTTTCGGGACACATTACGGAGAATTACCAGGGACCATACCTTCAGCGATGCGTATGCCGAACATGGTCCCCGGAAGGGTGAAAAGGTTCCCCAGCGCATGTGGCATGCTCTTACGCAGGCGGTTGGACCTCGTGCATGTCCTGTCCCGGACACAAAAACTGTAGCACTGCTTCGCGCGGATATTCTGCTTCTCTGCTCTGATGGACTGACAGACATGCTGGGTGATGACGATATTCAGGATATCCTGTCAGTGCATAACGGGGAGATGAGCAGTGTGGTGGATGCCCTGGTCCGCAGTGCAAATAATAAAGGTGGCAAGGATAACATATCTCTGATTGCGGTGATGCAATAA
- a CDS encoding tetratricopeptide repeat protein has translation MTDPIKGETAVPEAVIIACSSCQVKNRVLRSRLPEQPKCGKCGSLLNSGLKPPTGRSEPRSAEKPRFGQDRESPVCSGERSYKVDDVIGGRYQVQEICGGEGKSAMGIVYVCYDCEHQRSLALKTLQNRYLDSKKTMDNFKKEALAWIYLEKHPYIVRAYWAREIDHHMFIGCEYISPDGLGRNTITPYLKSPFSLKQTLKWAIQFCYGMEYACSKGVTPHRDIKPDNIMITMDGDVKITDFGLVGLWNKAEQTEEIRDLIQKNQKGLTFLSTYNNRIVAGSPPWMAPEQFYGVSEVKSDIYSFGIILFQMVNNGKLPFEPRKGDTWRHAHKDYPIPKIPGKGEVLADVITTCLQKRRDKRYEDFRSLRMDLEKIFHREITKRTGEKPPPPPHIEDLKDGELINKGMSLTNLGLVEEGIRNYRESIRLNPKNADAHYNLGNALAQKGLFKEAIISYREALRIDSDLNAAHFNLGIALFNSGHIDAAITEYKEALRSNPDFDAAYVNLGVALYKKGLTDQAIAAYKEAVRINPYFSEAYYKLGITYLAKNDLDDAIQSFRDAVRIAPQYADAHNNLGTAYMRKGQTDEAVIAYGKAVVKKAGFADAYHNLGSAFIRKNMYREALGAYEEFVRYSRPQDNRRDKAKEMIGKLRDHLQKGQG, from the coding sequence ATGACTGATCCAATAAAGGGCGAGACTGCCGTACCGGAAGCGGTCATCATCGCCTGCAGCAGTTGTCAGGTAAAAAACAGGGTTCTCAGATCAAGACTGCCGGAACAGCCGAAGTGCGGAAAATGCGGGTCTTTGTTGAACTCTGGCCTAAAGCCTCCCACCGGCAGATCTGAGCCGCGGTCTGCCGAAAAACCCCGATTCGGGCAAGATCGGGAAAGCCCTGTTTGTTCCGGGGAACGAAGCTATAAGGTCGATGACGTGATCGGTGGAAGATATCAGGTCCAGGAAATATGCGGCGGCGAAGGCAAGAGCGCCATGGGCATTGTCTATGTCTGTTACGACTGTGAGCACCAGAGGTCGCTGGCACTGAAGACATTGCAGAACAGATATCTTGACTCAAAAAAAACCATGGATAATTTCAAGAAAGAGGCGCTCGCCTGGATATATCTTGAAAAACATCCCTATATCGTCAGGGCATACTGGGCCCGCGAGATCGATCACCATATGTTCATCGGCTGCGAGTACATATCTCCTGACGGGTTGGGCAGAAATACGATCACGCCATATCTGAAGAGCCCGTTCTCTCTTAAGCAGACATTGAAATGGGCGATCCAGTTCTGTTACGGCATGGAATATGCCTGCTCAAAGGGTGTCACACCTCACCGTGACATAAAGCCGGATAATATCATGATAACTATGGACGGCGATGTGAAGATCACGGATTTTGGTCTTGTCGGACTATGGAACAAGGCTGAGCAGACAGAGGAGATCAGGGATCTGATACAGAAGAACCAGAAAGGGCTGACATTCCTTTCGACCTATAACAACAGGATAGTTGCCGGTTCGCCTCCGTGGATGGCTCCGGAACAGTTTTACGGCGTTTCTGAGGTGAAAAGTGATATCTACAGCTTCGGCATCATTCTTTTTCAAATGGTGAATAACGGAAAACTCCCCTTTGAACCGCGGAAAGGCGATACCTGGAGGCATGCTCATAAGGACTATCCGATACCGAAAATACCCGGAAAAGGAGAGGTTCTTGCCGACGTTATCACAACGTGTCTGCAGAAGAGACGTGATAAACGGTATGAAGATTTTCGTTCCCTGAGGATGGACCTTGAGAAGATATTTCATCGGGAGATCACAAAGAGAACAGGAGAAAAACCTCCGCCACCGCCCCATATTGAGGATCTTAAAGATGGCGAGCTTATCAATAAGGGCATGTCGCTGACCAATCTTGGCCTTGTTGAAGAAGGGATCAGGAACTACAGAGAAAGCATTCGGCTGAACCCAAAAAATGCGGATGCACACTATAATCTTGGCAATGCATTAGCACAGAAGGGTCTTTTTAAGGAGGCGATCATCTCTTATCGCGAGGCTCTCCGCATTGATAGTGATCTGAATGCTGCGCATTTTAATCTCGGGATCGCCTTGTTCAATAGCGGGCATATAGACGCGGCAATAACGGAATACAAAGAGGCATTACGATCCAATCCCGATTTTGATGCAGCCTATGTGAATCTTGGCGTTGCGCTGTATAAAAAAGGCTTGACCGATCAGGCAATTGCTGCGTACAAAGAAGCGGTCAGGATCAATCCGTACTTTTCCGAGGCTTATTATAAACTCGGCATTACCTATCTTGCAAAAAATGATCTTGACGATGCGATACAGTCGTTCAGGGATGCGGTGAGAATTGCTCCCCAATATGCTGATGCCCATAACAATCTCGGCACAGCCTATATGAGGAAGGGGCAGACCGATGAGGCCGTCATTGCGTATGGAAAAGCTGTTGTGAAAAAAGCCGGCTTTGCAGATGCCTATCACAATCTGGGCAGCGCCTTTATCAGAAAAAATATGTATCGTGAGGCATTAGGCGCATATGAGGAGTTTGTCAGGTATTCGCGTCCGCAGGACAACCGTCGGGACAAGGCAAAGGAAATGATCGGGAAATTGCGTGATCACCTGCAGAAAGGCCAGGGGTGA
- a CDS encoding glutamate synthase: MCRLAAITSKEYISPMEPVLALETMKEGHDGSGLGLTLKDLGGEFEKLKKYPVLSGICSRDGRKVLDDYMKRQGFKLKHEWKPKTRPVDDIISRGHYFARAYDYPEACRNKPVKDKEELLMCTRLALRRLGESDGSIFAFSFYPDVITIKEVGDPLQVAEFFGLDRDSLKAKIIFAQGRQNTNYAIYLYACHPFFIQGYCSMTNGENTAFVPIREYLSSRGFAGYTGYNSDSEVFTHILHYTVRQLGFPLHYYKDVITPLKSAEIVKRSDADAVGLMKQSMRQLCIDGPNMVIGFTPDNRVFMVQDSKKLRPGVVGGMKGRYALMSEECGVDSAVPKRDRTKDIFPMKYDMVIISPDAQEVKVWNQLHG, translated from the coding sequence ATGTGCAGACTTGCCGCGATTACATCAAAAGAATACATCTCGCCCATGGAGCCTGTCCTTGCCCTTGAGACCATGAAAGAGGGACATGACGGATCAGGTCTCGGTTTGACGCTCAAGGATCTTGGGGGTGAGTTCGAGAAGCTGAAGAAGTATCCGGTCCTTTCGGGCATCTGTTCCCGGGACGGCAGGAAGGTCCTTGACGACTATATGAAGAGACAGGGCTTCAAGCTCAAACATGAGTGGAAGCCGAAGACGCGTCCCGTGGACGATATCATCAGCCGCGGCCATTATTTTGCCCGTGCCTATGATTACCCTGAGGCTTGCAGGAACAAGCCTGTAAAGGACAAGGAAGAACTCCTGATGTGTACGCGGCTTGCCCTGCGGAGGCTGGGAGAGTCAGACGGCTCCATCTTCGCCTTCTCTTTTTATCCTGATGTGATCACGATCAAGGAGGTCGGTGACCCGCTTCAGGTCGCAGAATTCTTCGGTCTTGACAGAGACAGTCTTAAGGCAAAGATCATCTTTGCCCAGGGAAGGCAGAACACCAATTATGCGATCTATCTCTATGCCTGTCACCCTTTCTTCATCCAGGGGTATTGTTCCATGACCAATGGCGAGAATACGGCATTTGTGCCGATCAGGGAATACCTTTCGAGCAGGGGTTTCGCCGGGTACACAGGATACAACAGCGACAGCGAGGTCTTTACCCACATCCTTCACTACACGGTGAGGCAGCTCGGGTTTCCGCTCCATTATTACAAGGATGTCATAACCCCTCTCAAATCGGCAGAGATCGTAAAAAGATCCGACGCTGATGCGGTGGGGCTGATGAAGCAGTCCATGCGGCAGCTCTGTATTGACGGCCCCAACATGGTGATCGGGTTTACACCTGACAACAGGGTATTCATGGTGCAGGATTCGAAGAAGCTCAGGCCGGGTGTTGTGGGCGGCATGAAGGGCAGATACGCCCTCATGTCGGAAGAATGCGGCGTTGACAGCGCTGTGCCGAAAAGGGACAGGACAAAGGATATTTTCCCGATGAAATACGATATGGTGATCATTTCACCGGATGCACAGGAGGTGAAGGTATGGAACCAGCTGCACGGTTAG
- a CDS encoding FAD-dependent oxidoreductase produces MRAKGGKKLTVMSNEKKNTKKKDSLPITHHPSPFTIKGNVSGNRVPSRILEEQIQEAVKSGVRELRVIAEGQHGIGGRIWPKGETIKITVEGTAGQRIGSMGMDGTEILVKGSASDDAGWINCGAKITVLGDVTNGAFNAAAQGILYVQGGGGARCDTMTKRNPRFEPPQSWYFRNVGDSFAEFKAGGIAVVCGVNSRNPENILGYRPCVGMVGGTIYFRGPIQGYSEKDVKLLDLTEQDWEWLTTNMKPYLEAIDRTSHYEELTSSVSDWKKLMAYTPQEKRAKKPLKMSTVDFRKNNWEKAVGQGGIFAEYLDHDLTLLPYITTGRERRNKPIWANEKYNPPCAYACPTLIPSHKRATLIRQGLLQESLDLVLRYSPLPATVCGQICPNLCMTGCTRGLIDKPLAIDKLGSLALDLPAPKKEKPTNHKIAVIGGGPGGLSAAWQLALKGHSVDLYEASGKLGGKIEHCIPRERLPHQILEKELSRFSELGVKVQLNAEIDRKKYGEIYKEHEIVIVAVGAQKGRMIPFPGSDHVATAYDFLKETNSGKIHDLKGKKVVVIGAGNVGMDVASEAYNFGAESVIAVDIQKPAAFGKEMEAATSKGTQILYPKITERYDHAGKMIYFKDGSSLDADVVIISVGDVPVLDFLPSDVHTERGWIAVNNINQTSDVKVFAIGDVTGLGLVTHAIGQGRLVAETVHYQLMHAPRAPEIKQVISYEKIKREYYEASTGDFTVEKEGHKCLSCASCRDCHMCEATCYWGAISRNELEGGAFEYVVDEEKCIGCGFCAGICPTGVWEMIENV; encoded by the coding sequence ATGCGTGCTAAAGGCGGCAAGAAGTTAACAGTAATGAGTAATGAGAAGAAAAACACAAAGAAAAAAGATTCTTTACCCATCACCCATCACCCATCACCCTTTACCATTAAGGGTAATGTCAGCGGCAATCGTGTTCCTTCCCGGATACTTGAGGAACAGATCCAGGAGGCTGTGAAGAGCGGTGTTCGCGAGCTGCGCGTGATCGCTGAGGGTCAGCATGGCATTGGCGGCCGCATCTGGCCGAAAGGCGAGACCATAAAGATCACGGTTGAAGGTACGGCAGGCCAGAGGATCGGCAGCATGGGCATGGATGGGACCGAGATCCTGGTTAAAGGCAGCGCTTCTGATGATGCAGGCTGGATAAACTGCGGTGCAAAGATCACGGTGCTCGGCGATGTTACGAACGGCGCGTTCAATGCTGCTGCGCAGGGCATTCTTTATGTGCAGGGCGGCGGCGGTGCGCGCTGCGACACCATGACCAAACGCAATCCGCGCTTTGAACCTCCGCAGTCCTGGTATTTCAGGAATGTCGGGGACTCCTTTGCAGAGTTCAAGGCAGGGGGCATTGCAGTAGTCTGCGGCGTAAATTCCCGGAATCCCGAGAACATATTAGGATACCGTCCCTGTGTCGGCATGGTCGGCGGCACTATCTATTTCCGCGGCCCGATCCAGGGTTACAGCGAAAAGGATGTGAAGCTTCTTGACCTTACTGAGCAGGACTGGGAATGGCTGACGACGAACATGAAGCCCTATCTCGAAGCGATCGACCGGACTTCTCATTACGAAGAGCTCACCAGCTCTGTTTCAGACTGGAAAAAGCTCATGGCTTACACGCCTCAGGAGAAGAGGGCGAAAAAGCCGCTTAAGATGTCCACGGTCGACTTCCGCAAGAACAACTGGGAAAAGGCTGTTGGCCAGGGAGGGATCTTTGCCGAATACCTTGACCATGACCTTACCCTGCTTCCTTACATTACGACCGGCAGAGAAAGAAGAAACAAGCCGATCTGGGCGAATGAGAAATATAACCCTCCCTGTGCCTATGCATGCCCAACGCTCATTCCTTCGCACAAAAGGGCAACGCTTATCAGGCAGGGTCTGCTTCAGGAATCTCTGGACCTGGTGCTCAGATACAGCCCGCTTCCTGCAACGGTCTGCGGCCAGATATGTCCGAACCTCTGTATGACAGGCTGCACCAGAGGCCTCATTGACAAGCCTCTTGCGATCGATAAGCTCGGCAGTCTTGCCCTTGATCTGCCTGCTCCGAAAAAGGAGAAGCCGACCAATCATAAAATAGCGGTCATCGGCGGCGGGCCCGGCGGACTCAGCGCTGCCTGGCAGCTTGCCCTTAAGGGACATAGCGTAGATCTTTATGAGGCATCAGGAAAGCTCGGCGGAAAGATCGAACATTGCATACCGCGGGAGCGTCTGCCGCACCAGATCCTTGAGAAAGAGCTGTCGAGGTTCAGCGAGCTTGGGGTAAAGGTTCAGCTTAATGCCGAGATCGACCGGAAGAAATACGGTGAGATCTACAAGGAGCATGAGATCGTGATCGTTGCTGTTGGAGCACAGAAGGGCCGGATGATCCCATTCCCCGGTTCCGATCATGTGGCTACTGCGTACGATTTTCTGAAGGAGACGAACAGCGGCAAGATCCACGACCTCAAAGGCAAGAAAGTCGTGGTGATCGGTGCCGGTAATGTAGGTATGGACGTGGCGTCCGAGGCGTACAACTTCGGCGCAGAGTCGGTCATTGCAGTTGATATCCAGAAGCCTGCTGCATTCGGCAAGGAGATGGAAGCTGCAACGTCAAAAGGCACGCAGATCCTGTACCCGAAGATCACCGAACGGTACGATCATGCAGGGAAGATGATCTATTTCAAGGACGGTTCTTCTCTTGACGCGGATGTGGTGATCATCTCTGTCGGCGATGTGCCGGTGCTCGATTTCCTCCCTTCCGACGTCCATACAGAGCGCGGCTGGATCGCGGTCAACAACATCAACCAGACCTCCGACGTAAAGGTCTTTGCTATCGGCGATGTAACCGGCCTTGGGCTGGTGACCCACGCGATCGGCCAGGGAAGACTTGTTGCAGAGACCGTGCATTATCAGCTCATGCATGCACCGCGCGCGCCGGAGATCAAGCAGGTCATTTCGTATGAAAAGATCAAGCGGGAATACTATGAGGCAAGCACCGGAGACTTCACGGTCGAGAAAGAAGGGCATAAATGTCTGTCCTGTGCGTCCTGCCGTGACTGTCACATGTGCGAGGCGACCTGCTACTGGGGTGCTATCAGCCGGAATGAGCTTGAAGGCGGGGCGTTTGAGTATGTGGTTGATGAGGAAAAATGCATCGGCTGCGGATTCTGCGCAGGTATCTGCCCGACCGGGGTCTGGGAGATGATAGAGAACGTATAA